The candidate division WOR-3 bacterium DNA segment TGTCCAAGATGAAGGAACAGGTGCTGAAAGTTGGCTTGGCAATTCGGGTTTTGACACCTCTCGTCATTATGGTGCTCCTGTAATGGATAAGGTTTCTAATATTTCAAATCCAAATTATTAAACTTATCACATTGTTATTTCTCCGGCTACTGGTGAAACCTTAGAAATTTACGGATGTAAAGTGAAGGCTGATGAAACTACTTTTTGCGCAATTTGTAGACCTGAAATGAAATACGGAGTGATAGAACCTTCCTTAATAGATCCGCAACATCCAATAAGCGATAGATATAAAAAAACAGTTGTTTGGTCCTATACGCAGGTACCGCCTCTACGACCTCATCCTGCTACCTTTTGGATTCCGGAAAGTGCAATTGTAAAATGCCAAACTCTTAGGTGGGATAATAATCATCTAAGATGGATAATTTTTGAGGGAGAAAAGCGAGAGCATGGTGATTATGCGAGGATTTCGATTACATTTTGGCACCTAGAAAATATATGTTATCGCTATTGGTGGCAAAGAGGTTGGCATGAAGGAGTGTGGTTTGTTCCTTCACGAACTCAGAATCAGTATCCCAGGATGTATGATTATTCTCACGCCTATCTTTTAAATTGGTGAATAAAAGGAAGCCTCTGGTAGGCGGGCAAAAGCCTACCACATTTTTATTTTAATATATGTATTTTTTTATAATATTTTCAATTTTTGCTCAGTATCTTGAAGCCCAAATTGTTGTGGGGAAAAATCCTTGTGAAGTTTGTTATAATCCAATAAATCATAAACTTTATGTAAGTATAGCAGAAGCATCAATTATTATTGTTGATGGCTTTAATAATGAAATCACTGACTCAATTATCGGGCTTTTTAACAATCATTCCTTGGCGTATAATTTTTTAAACAATAAATTGTATTGCGCTTATGGTTCTGATTCAATAGCAGTAATTGATGGCGCTACAAATCAAATAATTAAAAGAATATGGAGTGCTAATACTGGTTTGGGGCGTTCACTTTATAATCCAATAAATAATAAAATTTATTTTGCTAATCATAATAGTAATAATGTTTCTGTTATTGATGGAGAGAGATAGTTTAATTAAAATTATTGAAGAAGGAATTGGTGAAGGTCCTATTCATTTGTGTCTGTCAGAACACAATAACAAAATCTATTGCGTCAATTGGGGTGGAAATGTTTCAGTAATTTCCAGTGATTTAGATAGTGTAATTAATGTGATTTCTGTTGCTCCGTGTTCCCATTCTATGTGCTATAATTTAAGAGATAAAAAAGTGTATGTAGGCCACTTGTATAACCCTGTTGTTGAAATTATTTGTACCGAAGGAGACACAATTATTACCACAATAAATGTTGGCTCTGACATTGTACCATTTGGTATATGTTATGATTCCATTCATAATAAAATTTATATTAGCACTGGGGCTAATTATGTAGTAGTTATTGATGGTGAAACCAATAATATAATTGATGTAATCTATTTTTATGGTTGGCCATGGATTGTATTTTTTAATCCACTGAACAAAAAAATATACGTTAGTTATGAAAATCCTTGGATTCCTGAAAGCTCATTTGTTGGAATAATTGATGGCAGCACAGGTAGAAAAATAGATTCTATTTCTCTTTATAGAAGAGGGGCTTATTATCCTTTCTGTCTTAATCCGCAAGAAAATAGGGTTTATATACCCCATGCTTGGTGCGATGCGAATGGAAATCCAATGGATTCAGTAATTTCAATTATT contains these protein-coding regions:
- a CDS encoding T9SS type A sorting domain-containing protein, which produces MERDSLIKIIEEGIGEGPIHLCLSEHNNKIYCVNWGGNVSVISSDLDSVINVISVAPCSHSMCYNLRDKKVYVGHLYNPVVEIICTEGDTIITTINVGSDIVPFGICYDSIHNKIYISTGANYVVVIDGETNNIIDVIYFYGWPWIVFFNPLNKKIYVSYENPWIPESSFVGIIDGSTGRKIDSISLYRRGAYYPFCLNPQENRVYIPHAWCDANGNPMDSVISIIKDNSEISESSTCFFEIKYFPNSFNPEYIILPFWIENIEIFEISGKLIKKERRGNIIFLKNLKSGVYFVRMSSFKKEYIKKLLIIK